One part of the [Pantoea] beijingensis genome encodes these proteins:
- the pyrC gene encoding dihydroorotase, whose product MTAQPQQLIIRRPDDWHIHLRDDELLQTVLPYTSAVCGRAIVMPNLVPPVTSVDSAIAYRERIRAAIPTGDRFEPLMTCYLTDSLDPDEVEKGFSNAVFTAAKLYPAHATTNSSHGVTNIAAIAAVLERMQKIGMPLLIHGEVTEAHIDIFDREARFIETVLEPLRQQFPELKVVFEHITTKEAAEYVQQGNRYIAATITPQHLMFNRNHMLVGGIRPHLYCLPILKRNIHQQALRQIIASGHDRFFLGTDTAPHTRQRKEASCGCAGVFNAPSALPAYATVFEEMNALHHLEAFCSENGPRFYGLPLNEDKITLVRQPYTVEESITFGDDTLVPFLAGETLNWQVIV is encoded by the coding sequence ATGACTGCACAACCCCAGCAATTAATCATCCGCCGCCCTGACGACTGGCATATTCATCTGCGCGATGATGAATTGCTACAGACAGTGTTGCCCTATACCAGTGCGGTGTGCGGTCGCGCAATCGTGATGCCCAATTTAGTTCCGCCGGTGACCAGCGTCGACAGTGCTATCGCCTACCGCGAGCGCATTCGTGCTGCCATTCCCACCGGGGATCGTTTTGAGCCGTTGATGACCTGCTACCTGACTGACTCACTCGATCCTGACGAAGTGGAAAAAGGCTTCAGTAATGCAGTATTTACCGCAGCCAAGCTCTATCCCGCCCATGCCACAACCAACTCAAGCCACGGCGTGACGAATATTGCCGCGATTGCCGCCGTGCTGGAGCGTATGCAAAAAATCGGTATGCCTCTGTTAATTCATGGAGAAGTAACAGAGGCGCATATTGATATTTTCGACCGCGAAGCCCGCTTTATCGAAACGGTTCTGGAGCCACTGCGCCAGCAATTCCCCGAACTGAAGGTGGTATTTGAACATATCACGACGAAGGAAGCCGCAGAGTATGTGCAGCAAGGCAATCGTTATATCGCCGCCACCATTACTCCACAGCATCTTATGTTTAACCGTAACCATATGCTGGTCGGGGGCATTCGCCCACATTTATACTGCCTGCCCATTCTTAAGCGTAATATTCATCAGCAAGCATTGCGCCAGATTATCGCCAGCGGGCACGATCGTTTCTTCCTCGGTACGGATACCGCCCCACATACTCGGCAGCGTAAAGAAGCCAGTTGCGGCTGCGCCGGTGTATTTAACGCCCCGAGCGCGCTGCCGGCTTATGCCACCGTATTTGAAGAGATGAACGCACTCCATCACCTTGAGGCCTTCTGCTCAGAAAATGGTCCACGTTTTTATGGTCTGCCATTAAATGAAGATAAAATCACCCTGGTTCGCCAACCTTATACGGTTGAAGAGAGTATTACCTTCGGTGACGATACGTTAGTACCGTTCCTGGCAGGTGAGACTCTCAACTGGCAAGTTATCGTCTGA
- the bssS gene encoding biofilm formation regulator BssS, producing MDRNKDVIQTHPLVGWDISTVDSYDAMMIRLHSLSSATQQADEAEVGQTYWLTTDVARQFISILEAGIAKIEATEYQDRDYKKH from the coding sequence ATGGACAGAAACAAAGATGTTATCCAAACACATCCCCTGGTTGGGTGGGATATCAGTACGGTCGACAGCTATGACGCCATGATGATTCGTCTACATTCGCTTTCATCCGCTACGCAGCAAGCTGATGAAGCTGAAGTGGGGCAAACTTATTGGTTAACAACTGACGTTGCCCGACAATTTATATCCATTCTTGAAGCCGGCATTGCAAAGATAGAAGCAACTGAATACCAGGATCGTGACTACAAGAAGCACTAA
- the dinI gene encoding DNA damage-inducible protein I yields MRVEVTVAKTTVLPAGALEALTDELAKRIDKQFPETDNRVSVRYASANNLTVMGGGKESKDRISDILQETWESADDWFITD; encoded by the coding sequence ATGCGTGTTGAAGTCACTGTAGCAAAAACCACTGTTCTTCCTGCTGGTGCACTTGAAGCACTGACGGATGAATTAGCCAAACGTATCGATAAGCAATTCCCGGAAACGGATAATCGCGTATCAGTTCGCTATGCCAGCGCAAATAACCTGACGGTAATGGGCGGCGGTAAAGAATCAAAAGATCGCATTAGCGATATTTTGCAGGAAACCTGGGAGAGTGCTGACGACTGGTTTATCACTGATTAA